The proteins below come from a single Prochlorococcus marinus str. MIT 9215 genomic window:
- the glmS gene encoding glutamine--fructose-6-phosphate transaminase (isomerizing) yields MCGIVAVTGYKKALPLLIDGLEKLEYRGYDSSGIAIINSETNNITCNKAEGKLKNLINKLNDENIPGTVGIGHTRWATHGKPEFKNAHPHIDGSGTIAVVQNGIIENFQDLKNKLKEEGVIFNSDTDTEVIPHLIKRELNTLSKLNLENNGSTLLVAVRNVISDLEGSYALAVLWANAPTSLVVARRQAPLIIGLGEGEFICASDTPAIANFTNIILPMQDEEIALLTPLGIEIYDINNERQYRNPVSLKVSEQIMDKMNFKHYMLKEIYDQPQTAKNWLENYLIQNLEEVQYQINYPFDTKFFESIERIEIIACGTSKHAAMVGSFLLEQFSGIPTNVFYASEFRYSPPPLLPNTLTIGVSQSGETADTIAAIDMEIKRRSSIEDKNFEPNLIAITNRKESSIGRQVPNIIDICAGIEVGVAATKTFFAQLLSFYGLAIKFAEIKGTRSLDEINNLITELIRLPTLIENLLEQHNKSSEKLAHDFFNVKDVIFLGRGINYPIALEGALKLKEISYIHAAGYPAGEMKHGPIALLDKKVPVISIASPGEVFDKVISNAQEAKARDSFLIGIAPECNGTEIFDYLMKVPSYNQWISPLLNIVPLQLLSYHIAAHRGLDVDQPRNLAKSVTVE; encoded by the coding sequence ATGTGTGGAATAGTTGCTGTAACAGGTTACAAAAAGGCTTTACCATTATTAATAGATGGCTTAGAAAAACTCGAATATAGAGGATATGATTCCTCAGGTATTGCAATAATCAATTCTGAAACAAATAACATTACTTGTAACAAAGCAGAAGGAAAACTTAAGAACTTAATAAATAAACTCAATGATGAGAATATTCCGGGCACTGTGGGTATTGGTCATACTAGATGGGCAACTCATGGAAAACCTGAGTTTAAAAATGCCCATCCTCATATCGATGGTTCAGGAACCATAGCGGTTGTTCAAAATGGCATTATTGAAAATTTTCAAGACTTAAAAAATAAATTAAAGGAAGAGGGTGTTATTTTCAATTCTGATACAGATACGGAGGTAATTCCTCATCTGATTAAAAGAGAGTTAAATACACTAAGTAAACTTAATCTTGAGAATAATGGATCAACATTATTAGTAGCTGTTAGAAATGTAATATCTGATTTAGAAGGATCTTATGCCTTAGCTGTTTTATGGGCTAATGCTCCAACCTCTTTGGTGGTTGCAAGAAGACAAGCCCCCTTGATTATTGGTTTGGGCGAAGGTGAATTTATTTGTGCAAGTGATACCCCAGCTATTGCAAACTTTACAAATATAATTTTGCCTATGCAGGATGAAGAAATAGCTTTGTTGACTCCTCTTGGAATAGAAATATATGACATAAATAATGAGAGACAATATAGAAATCCAGTTTCTCTAAAAGTCTCAGAGCAAATTATGGATAAAATGAATTTTAAACACTATATGTTAAAGGAGATATATGATCAGCCACAGACCGCAAAAAACTGGTTAGAAAATTACTTAATTCAAAATCTAGAAGAGGTCCAATATCAAATTAATTATCCTTTTGATACGAAGTTTTTTGAATCAATAGAAAGAATTGAAATTATTGCTTGTGGTACAAGTAAACATGCTGCAATGGTGGGAAGTTTTTTACTAGAACAATTTTCAGGTATCCCCACAAATGTCTTTTATGCAAGTGAATTTAGATATTCACCACCTCCATTGCTGCCAAACACATTAACTATTGGAGTCTCTCAATCTGGAGAAACTGCTGATACTATCGCAGCTATCGATATGGAAATTAAAAGACGGTCTTCGATTGAAGATAAAAATTTTGAACCCAATCTAATTGCAATAACAAATAGAAAAGAGAGCTCGATAGGAAGGCAGGTTCCAAATATAATTGATATTTGCGCAGGAATAGAAGTGGGAGTTGCAGCAACAAAAACTTTTTTTGCTCAATTACTTTCTTTTTATGGATTAGCAATAAAATTTGCGGAAATTAAAGGTACTCGAAGCTTAGATGAAATAAATAATTTAATAACTGAACTTATTAGACTGCCTACACTAATAGAAAATCTTTTAGAGCAACATAATAAATCTTCAGAAAAGCTAGCACATGATTTTTTTAATGTTAAAGATGTTATTTTTTTAGGAAGGGGTATAAATTATCCTATTGCACTTGAAGGAGCGTTAAAACTCAAAGAAATTAGTTACATTCACGCGGCTGGATATCCAGCTGGTGAGATGAAACACGGTCCAATAGCTTTATTAGATAAAAAAGTCCCTGTAATTTCTATTGCTTCCCCTGGTGAAGTTTTCGATAAAGTTATCAGTAATGCTCAAGAAGCAAAAGCTAGAGATTCATTCTTGATTGGGATTGCCCCTGAATGTAATGGAACTGAAATTTTTGATTATTTAATGAAAGTTCCTTCCTATAATCAATGGATTTCACCTTTACTTAACATAGTGCCTTTACAATTATTGAGTTACCATATTGCAGCTCATAGAGGTTTAGACGTGGATCAACCAAGAAATTTAGCTAAAAGTGTAACTGTGGAATGA
- the psaC gene encoding photosystem I iron-sulfur center protein PsaC gives MSHAVKIYDTCIGCTQCVRACPLDVLEMVPWDGCKAGQIASSPRTEDCVGCKRCETACPTDFLSIRVYLGDETSRSMGLAY, from the coding sequence ATGTCACACGCAGTTAAAATTTACGACACATGCATTGGATGTACCCAATGTGTAAGGGCTTGCCCACTTGATGTTTTAGAGATGGTTCCATGGGATGGCTGCAAAGCTGGCCAAATTGCCTCAAGCCCAAGAACTGAAGATTGCGTAGGTTGCAAAAGATGTGAAACAGCATGTCCCACAGATTTCTTAAGTATTCGTGTTTATTTAGGGGATGAAACTTCTAGGAGTATGGGTTTAGCATATTAA
- the acpP gene encoding acyl carrier protein — protein sequence MSQEILEKVCSIVSEQLSVEAGEVKSDSNFQNDLGADSLDTVELVMALEEAFDIEIPDEAAEGIATVGDAVKFIEEKKG from the coding sequence ATGTCACAAGAAATCCTCGAAAAAGTGTGTTCTATTGTTTCAGAACAACTAAGCGTTGAAGCAGGAGAAGTCAAATCAGATTCAAATTTCCAAAATGATTTAGGCGCAGATTCTCTTGATACCGTTGAATTAGTTATGGCTCTTGAAGAAGCATTTGATATTGAAATCCCTGATGAAGCAGCTGAAGGAATCGCAACTGTTGGCGATGCAGTAAAATTCATCGAAGAAAAAAAAGGTTAG
- the fabF gene encoding beta-ketoacyl-ACP synthase II, protein MPNFHRVVITGIGAVTPIGNNIDEYLVGLQKGTNGVSNITLFDPEQHPCKFAAEVKNLQSANFIEAKESKRWDRFSQFGVIAAKQAFRDSGLEITEANSSRIGVIIGSGVGGLLTMESQAQILSHKGPKRVSPFTVPMMIPNMATGLAAIALGAKGPSSAVSTACAAGSNAIGDSFRLLQLGKADAMICGGAEASITPLGVAGFASAKALSFRNESPQTASRPFDAERDGFVIGEGSGILVLETLENAQKRNARIYAEIIGYGTTCDAHHITAPSPGGVGGAKAINLAIEDASLNLEKVDYINAHGTSTSANDKNETSAIKSIFKDRSYLIPVSSTKSMTGHLLGGSGGIEAVACILSLTHNFIPPTINYVNPDPECDLDYVPNNAREAQVGVALSNSFGFGGHNVCLAFSKMN, encoded by the coding sequence ATGCCAAATTTCCATCGAGTAGTTATTACCGGTATCGGAGCAGTAACTCCAATTGGTAATAACATTGATGAATATTTAGTAGGTCTGCAAAAAGGTACTAATGGGGTCTCAAATATTACTCTCTTTGATCCTGAACAACATCCTTGCAAATTTGCAGCAGAAGTAAAAAATCTTCAATCTGCAAATTTTATTGAAGCTAAAGAATCCAAAAGATGGGATCGTTTTTCCCAGTTTGGAGTTATTGCTGCAAAGCAAGCTTTTAGAGATTCTGGACTTGAAATTACTGAAGCTAATTCATCAAGAATTGGAGTAATTATTGGCTCTGGAGTCGGAGGCTTACTAACTATGGAAAGTCAAGCTCAAATTCTCAGTCATAAAGGACCTAAAAGAGTAAGTCCATTTACAGTCCCAATGATGATTCCAAATATGGCAACTGGACTCGCTGCTATAGCTTTGGGTGCAAAAGGGCCAAGTTCAGCCGTTTCAACCGCCTGTGCTGCCGGTTCAAATGCAATTGGTGATTCTTTTAGATTACTACAACTTGGAAAGGCAGATGCGATGATTTGCGGAGGAGCAGAAGCAAGTATTACGCCTCTTGGAGTAGCTGGTTTTGCCAGTGCCAAAGCTCTTTCTTTCAGAAATGAAAGTCCTCAAACTGCTAGTAGGCCTTTTGATGCAGAAAGAGATGGGTTTGTTATAGGAGAGGGATCGGGAATTCTTGTTTTAGAAACTTTAGAAAATGCACAAAAAAGAAATGCAAGAATTTATGCAGAAATAATTGGGTATGGGACAACATGTGATGCTCATCACATTACTGCTCCATCTCCAGGAGGGGTTGGAGGAGCAAAAGCTATAAACCTAGCAATTGAAGACGCTTCTCTTAACCTTGAAAAAGTTGATTACATAAATGCTCATGGAACGAGTACATCAGCTAATGACAAAAATGAAACTTCTGCAATTAAATCTATATTTAAAGACAGATCTTACCTCATTCCTGTAAGCTCTACTAAGTCGATGACTGGTCATCTCCTAGGAGGGTCAGGAGGTATAGAAGCTGTAGCTTGTATACTTTCTTTGACACATAATTTTATCCCTCCTACAATTAACTACGTCAATCCAGATCCAGAATGTGATCTTGATTATGTACCAAATAATGCAAGAGAAGCTCAAGTAGGAGTTGCTCTTTCAAATTCTTTCGGCTTTGGTGGTCACAATGTTTGCCTTGCTTTCAGCAAAATGAATTAA
- the tkt gene encoding transketolase: MVAASVSLESLCVNSIRMLAVDAVNKSNSGHPGLPMGCAPMGYALWQNILNHNPSNPKWFNRDRFVLSAGHGCMLLYSLLHLTGYKSVSIEDIKEFRQWGSKTPGHPETFETEGVEVTAGPLGAGISNAVGLAIAETHLAAKFNKADCNIVDHFTYVIMGDGCNQEGIASEACSLAGHLKLGKLIALYDDNQITIDGRTDVSFTEDVLKRYEAYGWHVQHVKDGNHDVKGITEAIEKAKLITDKPSIIKISTTIGYGSPNKSDTAGIHGAAVGEEEAALTRKFLNWEYPPFEIPDEIYAHFRKSIKKGENLEREWDSKFEEYQKKYPSEGAELNRMLKGQLPDNWDSDLPSYTPDDKGLATRKHSQICLGALGPNLPELIGGSADLTHSNYTDIKGETGSFQPHSPEKRYLHFGVREHAMAAILNGIAYHNSGLIPYGGTFLVFADYMRGSMRLSALSELGVIYVLTHDSIGVGEDGPTHQPIETIPSLRAMPNMLVFRPGDGNETSGAYKLAIQNRKRPSALCLSRQGMPNQENTSIDKVALGGYVVSDCEGTPDLIFIGTGSELNLCIEASKEISSLGKKIRVVSMPCVELFEEQEESYKESVLPSIVKKRVVVEAAHSFGWHKYTGFDGICITMDRFGASAPGGECMKNFGFTVENVVNKTKEIL, from the coding sequence ATGGTTGCTGCATCTGTTTCATTAGAATCACTTTGTGTAAATAGTATAAGAATGCTCGCTGTAGATGCAGTAAATAAATCTAATAGTGGACATCCTGGATTGCCAATGGGGTGTGCTCCTATGGGTTATGCATTATGGCAAAACATACTTAATCACAACCCTAGCAATCCAAAATGGTTTAATAGAGACCGTTTTGTATTGTCCGCAGGTCATGGCTGTATGCTTTTATATTCCTTGCTTCATTTGACAGGATACAAATCAGTATCAATAGAAGATATTAAAGAATTCAGACAATGGGGATCCAAAACTCCGGGACATCCCGAAACATTCGAAACTGAAGGAGTTGAAGTTACAGCCGGGCCTCTTGGAGCCGGAATATCTAATGCAGTTGGTTTAGCAATAGCTGAAACTCACTTGGCAGCTAAATTCAACAAGGCTGATTGCAACATCGTTGATCACTTTACTTACGTCATTATGGGTGATGGCTGTAATCAAGAAGGTATCGCATCAGAGGCTTGCTCATTAGCTGGTCATCTGAAGCTTGGAAAATTAATTGCTCTCTATGACGATAATCAAATTACAATTGATGGACGTACCGATGTTTCTTTCACTGAAGATGTTTTAAAAAGATACGAAGCTTATGGATGGCATGTACAACATGTTAAAGATGGGAATCATGATGTTAAAGGAATAACTGAAGCTATCGAAAAAGCAAAATTAATTACAGACAAACCTTCGATTATAAAAATTTCTACAACCATAGGTTATGGTTCGCCAAATAAATCAGATACTGCGGGAATTCATGGAGCAGCTGTTGGAGAAGAAGAAGCTGCATTAACACGTAAGTTTCTAAATTGGGAATATCCTCCATTTGAAATACCAGATGAAATATATGCGCATTTTAGAAAATCAATAAAAAAAGGCGAAAACTTAGAGAGAGAATGGGATTCTAAATTTGAAGAATATCAAAAAAAATACCCCTCTGAAGGAGCTGAGTTAAACAGAATGTTAAAAGGACAATTACCCGATAATTGGGATTCAGATCTCCCTTCTTATACACCTGATGATAAGGGGTTAGCCACAAGAAAGCATTCACAAATATGTTTAGGTGCTTTAGGACCTAACCTGCCTGAATTAATTGGTGGATCCGCAGATTTAACTCACTCAAACTACACAGATATCAAGGGGGAAACAGGTTCATTCCAGCCTCATAGCCCTGAAAAAAGATATTTACACTTTGGAGTTCGAGAGCATGCAATGGCAGCTATACTTAATGGGATTGCTTATCACAATAGTGGTCTTATTCCTTATGGTGGGACATTCCTTGTTTTCGCCGATTATATGAGAGGTTCAATGAGGCTTTCGGCACTCAGCGAACTAGGAGTAATCTATGTTTTAACCCATGATTCAATTGGTGTAGGAGAAGACGGCCCGACTCATCAACCTATCGAAACTATCCCTTCTCTTCGAGCGATGCCTAACATGCTAGTTTTTAGACCAGGAGATGGAAATGAAACAAGTGGAGCTTACAAGCTTGCGATTCAAAATAGAAAAAGACCTTCTGCCCTTTGTTTAAGTAGGCAAGGAATGCCAAATCAAGAAAATACTTCTATCGATAAAGTTGCCTTAGGAGGATATGTAGTTTCCGATTGCGAAGGAACACCAGATCTAATATTTATTGGCACTGGAAGTGAACTAAATCTTTGCATTGAAGCAAGTAAGGAAATTTCAAGCTTAGGTAAAAAAATTAGAGTTGTTTCTATGCCATGTGTAGAACTTTTCGAAGAACAAGAAGAATCTTACAAAGAAAGTGTTTTACCAAGTATTGTGAAAAAGAGAGTTGTTGTAGAAGCTGCCCATTCCTTTGGTTGGCATAAATATACAGGTTTTGATGGGATTTGTATTACTATGGATAGATTTGGGGCATCAGCTCCAGGAGGAGAATGTATGAAAAATTTTGGATTTACAGTAGAAAACGTAGTCAATAAGACGAAGGAAATTTTATAA
- the thiC gene encoding phosphomethylpyrimidine synthase ThiC has translation MRSSWIKPRLGKNNVTQMNFARNGYLTEEMDFVAKKENLPSSLIMEEVARGRLIIPANINHLNLEPMSIGIASRCKVNANIGASPNASDINEEVEKLKLAVKYGADTVMDLSTGGVNLDEVRQAIIQESPVPIGTVPVYQALESVHGSIDRLTEDDFLHIIEKHCQQGVDYQTIHAGLLIEHLPKVKGRITGIVSRGGGILAQWMLHHFKQNPLYTRFDDICEIFKKYDCTFSLGDSLRPGCLHDASDDAQLAELKTLGELTRRAWEHNVQVMVEGPGHVPMDQIEFNVRKQMEECSEAPFYVLGPLVTDISPGYDHISSAIGAAMAGWYGTSMLCYVTPKEHLGLPNAEDVREGLIAYKIAAHAADIARHRAGARDRDDELSYARYNFDWNKQFELSLDPERAKQYHDETLPEEIFKKAEFCSMCGPKHCPMNSKISDESLDQLKDKLEECNTSA, from the coding sequence ATGAGAAGTTCTTGGATTAAGCCTCGTCTTGGGAAAAACAATGTAACTCAGATGAACTTTGCGAGAAATGGATATCTAACTGAAGAAATGGATTTTGTTGCTAAAAAAGAGAATCTACCTTCTTCTTTAATAATGGAGGAAGTGGCAAGAGGAAGATTAATTATTCCAGCAAATATTAATCATTTGAATCTTGAGCCAATGTCTATAGGTATTGCCTCTAGATGCAAAGTTAATGCCAATATTGGTGCTTCTCCTAATGCAAGTGATATTAATGAAGAGGTAGAAAAACTCAAACTAGCAGTTAAATATGGTGCTGATACAGTTATGGATCTTTCTACGGGGGGAGTAAATTTAGATGAAGTCCGTCAAGCAATTATTCAAGAATCTCCTGTTCCCATAGGAACTGTTCCTGTTTATCAAGCTTTAGAAAGTGTGCATGGTTCAATAGATAGACTTACAGAGGACGATTTTCTACATATTATTGAAAAACATTGTCAGCAGGGCGTAGATTATCAAACTATTCATGCGGGTTTATTAATAGAGCATTTGCCAAAAGTTAAAGGAAGAATTACTGGAATTGTAAGTAGAGGGGGAGGCATTTTAGCCCAATGGATGTTACATCATTTTAAGCAAAATCCGCTCTATACAAGGTTTGATGATATTTGTGAAATTTTTAAGAAATATGATTGTACTTTTTCTCTAGGAGATTCACTAAGACCTGGATGTTTACATGATGCTTCTGATGATGCCCAGTTAGCTGAATTGAAGACCTTAGGTGAGCTTACTCGAAGAGCATGGGAACATAATGTTCAAGTAATGGTTGAGGGTCCTGGTCATGTACCTATGGATCAAATTGAGTTTAATGTGAGAAAACAAATGGAAGAATGTTCAGAAGCTCCTTTCTATGTACTTGGTCCATTAGTAACAGATATTTCTCCTGGTTATGACCATATATCAAGTGCTATTGGGGCAGCGATGGCAGGGTGGTATGGAACTTCTATGTTATGTTATGTAACCCCAAAAGAACATCTAGGTCTCCCAAATGCAGAAGATGTAAGAGAAGGATTAATCGCTTATAAAATAGCCGCTCATGCTGCTGATATAGCAAGGCACAGAGCTGGCGCTCGTGATCGAGATGATGAACTTAGTTATGCAAGGTATAACTTTGATTGGAATAAACAATTTGAACTTTCATTAGATCCAGAAAGGGCAAAGCAGTATCATGATGAGACACTACCTGAAGAAATTTTTAAAAAGGCCGAGTTTTGTTCAATGTGTGGTCCAAAACATTGTCCAATGAATTCAAAGATTTCAGATGAATCTCTTGATCAGTTAAAAGATAAACTTGAAGAATGTAATACTTCAGCGTAG
- a CDS encoding amidohydrolase, producing MNRDQFYKKIDSFNDELINLRRHIHAHPELSGLENQTAILISGFLKNIGWNVKESIGRTGVIADFGPLDQGIIGLRVDMDALPIFEETKLSYSSKVDGVMHACGHDLHISIGLGVAKIIKDLKLNFGTRIIFQPAEEIASGAKWMIKDGAINGLNYILGVHVYPDLSVGTIGIKEGSLTAAAGELKVEIKGKSGHGARPHEGVDAIWAASKVISGIQELITRKLDPLDPVVITFGKINGGNAFNVLAEKVNLIGTVRCTNRKVFTNIGNWLNENIISLAHSCGAEAKVIFREITPAVNNNSEINRVLRDSGIKVLGQENVIELQKPSLGAEDFAEFLNEIPGAMFRLGVSSSNGCAPLHSSKFDPDERAIAVGIKVITESIVKLNNKKIHTIGK from the coding sequence ATGAATAGAGATCAGTTTTATAAAAAAATTGATTCGTTTAATGATGAATTAATTAACTTAAGAAGACATATCCATGCACATCCGGAATTAAGTGGCCTTGAAAACCAAACAGCGATTTTGATCAGTGGGTTTTTGAAAAATATTGGTTGGAATGTTAAAGAATCTATAGGCAGGACTGGAGTTATAGCTGATTTTGGTCCTCTAGATCAAGGTATTATAGGTTTAAGAGTGGATATGGATGCTTTGCCAATATTTGAGGAAACTAAATTAAGTTATTCTTCAAAAGTAGATGGTGTGATGCATGCTTGTGGTCACGATTTGCATATTTCGATTGGATTGGGTGTGGCAAAAATTATTAAGGATTTAAAACTTAATTTTGGAACTAGGATAATTTTTCAGCCTGCTGAAGAAATTGCGAGTGGAGCTAAATGGATGATTAAGGATGGTGCAATTAATGGTTTAAACTATATTTTGGGAGTTCATGTTTACCCCGATTTATCCGTAGGTACTATTGGTATTAAAGAAGGTAGTTTAACTGCAGCTGCTGGAGAACTTAAGGTCGAGATTAAAGGAAAATCAGGCCATGGTGCTCGACCTCATGAGGGAGTTGATGCTATTTGGGCGGCTTCTAAAGTTATCTCGGGAATTCAAGAATTAATAACAAGGAAGTTAGACCCTTTAGATCCTGTAGTAATAACTTTTGGGAAAATAAATGGTGGCAACGCATTCAATGTTCTTGCAGAAAAGGTTAATTTAATTGGTACTGTTAGATGTACTAATCGTAAAGTATTTACAAATATTGGTAATTGGCTTAATGAAAATATTATTTCTTTAGCTCATAGTTGCGGTGCTGAAGCAAAAGTAATATTTAGAGAAATCACTCCGGCAGTTAATAATAATTCTGAAATTAATAGAGTTTTGAGAGATTCGGGTATTAAGGTTTTGGGTCAAGAAAATGTTATCGAATTACAAAAACCATCATTAGGAGCCGAGGATTTCGCTGAATTCTTAAATGAAATTCCAGGAGCTATGTTTAGGCTTGGCGTTTCTAGTTCAAATGGATGTGCACCTCTTCATAGTTCTAAATTTGATCCAGATGAAAGAGCTATTGCTGTTGGAATTAAAGTGATAACAGAATCCATTGTAAAATTGAACAATAAAAAAATTCATACTATTGGTAAATGA
- a CDS encoding tetratricopeptide repeat protein, with protein MKTFKKLKVCFLLIFIFLNIFYIAPCYSLSLKEDLFKNALDLSSGGKFNLALQEWNQYLDSYPDDAAALSNRGNVRLVIGDVKGSIDDQNKAISLNPSEIDPYINRGIAEEALGQWSQAKKDYMLVISQDSKNFSALYNLANVEGSTSHWDKARDLFAKAALYNPGFAMARSSLALADFQLGNIDKSEKELKNLIRRYPTFADARAALTALNWSKGEAGKAESNWIAVTELDPRYSDEEWLKKIRRWPPQPIKDLMNFIDLK; from the coding sequence ATGAAAACTTTTAAAAAACTTAAGGTTTGTTTTTTATTAATTTTTATTTTTTTGAATATTTTTTATATTGCACCATGCTATTCATTATCTTTGAAAGAGGATTTGTTTAAAAATGCATTAGATCTCAGTTCAGGCGGAAAATTTAATCTCGCTTTACAAGAATGGAATCAATATCTCGATTCATATCCTGATGATGCTGCAGCTTTGAGCAATAGAGGAAATGTAAGACTTGTTATAGGAGATGTAAAGGGATCAATAGATGATCAAAATAAAGCAATAAGTTTGAACCCTAGTGAAATAGATCCTTACATCAATAGGGGAATAGCAGAGGAAGCATTGGGTCAATGGTCGCAAGCGAAAAAAGATTATATGTTAGTTATTTCGCAAGATAGTAAGAATTTCTCCGCTTTATATAATTTGGCTAATGTAGAAGGATCTACATCACATTGGGATAAAGCAAGAGATTTATTTGCAAAAGCTGCTTTATATAATCCTGGATTTGCCATGGCTAGGTCAAGTCTGGCGTTAGCAGATTTCCAGTTGGGGAATATTGATAAATCTGAAAAAGAATTAAAAAATTTAATTAGACGTTATCCAACTTTTGCAGATGCTAGGGCAGCTCTAACAGCTTTGAATTGGTCCAAGGGTGAAGCTGGGAAAGCAGAGAGTAATTGGATAGCGGTAACTGAGTTAGACCCTAGATATAGTGATGAAGAATGGTTAAAAAAAATAAGAAGATGGCCTCCACAACCAATTAAAGATTTAATGAACTTTATCGACTTAAAGTAA
- the ruvB gene encoding Holliday junction branch migration DNA helicase RuvB, with the protein MAIISSNIDDNDFSLRKKELRLVDSKVIPEEKKNNNLNLARPLNFKEFIGQEQLKSSLRIAIDASIFRKEPLEHTLLYGQPGLGKTTLAFLIAHELKTKCRIATAPAIERPRDIVGLLLGLKEGEVLFIDEIHRLNRLTEELLYSAMEDFRLDLTMGANRGARCRTINLPRFTLIGATTKLASISAPLRDRFGISQKIEFYTYDELKQIIVNFSRLINLNLDDEASYDLAKISRGTPRIALRLLRRVRDYAQVVMKTNNISVNLIKKALNSYQIDEKGLDSLDRNYLFFLNQNKNIPIGLDSIAAGLGDDSSMLEFVVEPYLIKIGFLTRTPRGRLLTALGKKYIDSKNENF; encoded by the coding sequence ATGGCAATAATTTCCTCCAATATAGACGATAACGACTTTTCTCTTCGTAAAAAAGAGCTTAGGCTAGTTGATTCAAAAGTCATTCCAGAAGAAAAGAAAAATAATAATCTGAACTTAGCCAGGCCTCTTAATTTTAAAGAATTTATTGGCCAAGAACAACTTAAATCTTCTTTAAGAATAGCTATCGATGCTTCAATTTTTAGAAAAGAACCTTTGGAGCATACACTTTTGTATGGACAGCCTGGTTTAGGTAAGACTACTCTTGCTTTTTTGATAGCCCATGAATTGAAGACAAAATGTAGAATAGCGACTGCACCAGCAATTGAAAGACCACGAGATATTGTAGGTTTACTGCTTGGATTAAAAGAAGGTGAAGTTTTATTTATCGATGAGATACATCGCTTAAATAGATTAACTGAAGAGTTGTTATATTCTGCAATGGAAGATTTTAGACTCGACTTAACTATGGGCGCTAATAGAGGAGCTCGTTGCAGAACAATTAATCTTCCTAGGTTTACTTTGATTGGCGCGACAACCAAATTAGCTTCAATAAGTGCACCTCTAAGAGATAGATTTGGTATATCTCAGAAAATTGAATTTTATACATATGATGAATTAAAACAAATTATTGTAAATTTCTCCCGATTAATAAACCTCAATTTAGATGATGAAGCATCTTATGATTTAGCAAAGATATCTCGAGGAACTCCAAGAATTGCTTTAAGGTTATTAAGACGAGTTAGAGATTATGCTCAAGTTGTTATGAAAACTAATAATATCTCCGTGAATTTAATAAAAAAAGCTTTAAATTCTTACCAAATAGATGAAAAAGGATTGGATTCTCTAGATAGAAACTATTTATTTTTTCTCAACCAAAACAAAAATATTCCAATTGGCCTTGATTCAATTGCAGCAGGCTTAGGTGATGATTCTTCAATGTTAGAATTTGTAGTTGAGCCATATCTCATTAAAATTGGTTTCCTAACGAGAACTCCTCGAGGAAGATTGCTTACTGCTTTAGGCAAAAAGTACATTGATTCAAAAAATGAAAACTTTTAA
- the smpB gene encoding SsrA-binding protein SmpB, whose translation MAKTSNKVKRNANKANIFKLLADNRYAKFQYEISETIEAGIELLGTEVKSIRNGKANLRDGYCSFRDNEILLLNVHISPHKNVGSFFNHDPLRNRKLLLHKKEIIKMKSSTEKKGMTIVPLNLYLKGSWIKLTIGVGKGKKLHDKRQDEKQKSIKREINSALKR comes from the coding sequence ATGGCAAAAACTTCAAACAAAGTTAAAAGAAATGCTAATAAAGCGAATATTTTTAAACTTTTAGCTGATAATAGGTATGCAAAATTTCAATATGAGATATCTGAAACAATCGAAGCAGGAATTGAGCTTTTAGGGACTGAAGTAAAGTCCATTAGAAACGGAAAAGCAAATTTAAGAGACGGATATTGTTCATTCAGGGATAATGAGATCTTATTATTAAATGTTCACATTTCACCACATAAAAATGTGGGATCTTTCTTTAATCATGATCCATTAAGAAATAGAAAGTTACTACTACATAAAAAAGAAATAATAAAAATGAAATCTAGTACTGAAAAAAAAGGAATGACAATTGTTCCATTAAATCTTTATTTAAAAGGCTCATGGATAAAACTAACTATTGGAGTCGGGAAAGGGAAAAAATTACATGACAAACGACAAGATGAAAAACAAAAAAGTATAAAAAGAGAAATCAATTCTGCACTAAAAAGATAA